The Gammaproteobacteria bacterium genome window below encodes:
- a CDS encoding amidohydrolase family protein, producing the protein MTARNVKRREFIAAIGAGPVLLTGCRPWLDEGISNPCLAAALPDDLSQHELILAALADLDGSELWDCHVHLLGTGDSGSGIWVNPNLRSLAHPLQYARFRFYLDAACLDPNAGVDQGYLERLLALQDGLPQGGRIMLLAFDYNYDEAGQRDLVHTFFYIPDTYAAYVARKHPRRFEWIASIHPYRSDCIPALENAVTSGARAVKWLPNTMGINPGSPLCDRFYEAMVRMDIPLLVHSGDEHAVPTGEAQSLGNPLLLRRTLDHGVRVIVAHCASKGVATDIDKGKTGPTASNFSLFARMMDEVDSEDLLFGDISGLAQVNRIGEPLTTVIKRGDWHHRLLNGSDYPLPGVMPLYSMNQLVSLKLLTRDEANVLSAIRRHNPLLFDLVLKRSLRVNNQGFSPAVFHTRHIFERQANRPVA; encoded by the coding sequence GTGACGGCTCGCAATGTGAAGCGACGGGAGTTTATTGCCGCGATTGGAGCAGGACCTGTGCTGCTGACAGGGTGTCGTCCGTGGCTTGATGAAGGTATCAGCAATCCGTGCCTTGCCGCTGCACTGCCTGATGATTTATCTCAGCATGAACTGATACTTGCTGCATTGGCGGATCTTGATGGCTCAGAGCTATGGGACTGCCACGTACACCTGCTAGGAACTGGCGATAGCGGCAGTGGGATCTGGGTAAACCCCAACCTGCGTAGCCTGGCCCATCCATTGCAATACGCCCGGTTTCGCTTCTATCTGGATGCGGCTTGTCTCGATCCCAATGCAGGAGTCGATCAGGGTTATCTCGAACGCCTCTTGGCATTACAGGACGGCCTCCCGCAAGGGGGGCGAATCATGCTGCTGGCATTCGATTACAACTACGATGAGGCAGGCCAGCGCGATCTTGTACACACTTTTTTCTACATCCCTGACACGTATGCGGCGTACGTTGCCCGCAAACACCCAAGACGCTTCGAATGGATCGCATCAATTCACCCCTATCGGTCGGATTGCATTCCGGCCTTGGAAAATGCGGTTACATCCGGAGCACGGGCGGTCAAATGGTTACCGAATACCATGGGGATTAATCCGGGATCGCCGCTATGCGATCGCTTCTACGAAGCCATGGTGCGTATGGACATCCCTTTGCTTGTTCATTCCGGCGATGAACACGCTGTACCGACTGGCGAGGCGCAGTCATTGGGCAATCCTTTGTTGCTGAGGCGCACGTTGGATCATGGTGTGCGGGTCATCGTTGCTCATTGCGCCTCAAAAGGGGTCGCCACGGATATTGACAAAGGCAAAACCGGGCCAACAGCCTCCAATTTTTCACTGTTTGCACGGATGATGGATGAGGTGGACTCCGAGGACCTGCTGTTCGGTGACATTTCCGGCTTGGCCCAGGTCAATCGCATCGGAGAACCGCTTACGACGGTAATCAAAAGAGGAGATTGGCACCACAGGTTACTGAATGGTTCGGACTATCCCTTGCCGGGGGTGATGCCCCTGTATTCTATGAATCAGCTGGTCAGCCTTAAGCTTTTGACCCGCGATGAGGCAAATGTTCTCTCGGCCATACGTCGCCATAACCCGTTATTGTTTGATCTTGTACTGAAGCGTTCCTTGCGGGTAAACAATCAAGGTTTCAGCCCAGCAGTCTTTCACACGCGACACATATTCGAACGACAGGCAAATAGGCCGGTCGCTTAA
- the ilvA gene encoding threonine ammonia-lyase, biosynthetic: MLERYVKMILQARVYDVAKETPLDYAPELSRRLTNRVWLKREDLQPVFSYKLRGAYNLMSALSEQQRKHGVIAASAGNHAQGVALAAQKLGIRAVIVMPKTTPEIKVVAVRRLSAEIVLQGNTYDDANEHALHLATDEGLTFIPPYDHPLVIAGQGTVAMEILHQHRGELDTIFVPVGGGGLIAGIAVYCKHLSPGIRIIGVEPDEAPCMQRALEVGRRVVLDQVGIFADGAAVRQVGREPFRIARKYVDDVLLVSTDEICAAVKDTFEDTRSIPEPAGALALAGLKQYVGRKRVKNKDLVAIFSGANVNFDRLRHIAELAELGEQREALLGVTIPERPGSFRAFCHALGPRSITEFNYRYSDAKEAHVFAGVQLRQGIPEKNTLIKNLRSKGYRVVDMSNDEVAKMHVRYMVGGHAGFVDNELLYRFEFPERPGALLHFLTQMGERWNISVFHYRNHGAAYGRVLVGTQVKDEERDEFQSFLDGLGLNYWEESNNPAYRLFLS; encoded by the coding sequence ATGCTTGAACGATATGTGAAGATGATACTCCAAGCTCGCGTCTACGACGTGGCTAAGGAGACCCCCTTAGATTACGCGCCCGAATTATCGCGGCGGCTCACCAATCGCGTGTGGCTGAAGCGCGAGGACCTGCAGCCCGTGTTCTCCTACAAGCTCCGCGGCGCTTACAATTTGATGTCAGCGTTGTCTGAGCAGCAGCGAAAGCACGGCGTCATCGCGGCGTCTGCTGGGAATCATGCGCAGGGCGTTGCGCTCGCGGCCCAAAAGCTCGGGATCCGGGCGGTCATCGTGATGCCTAAGACGACGCCAGAGATTAAGGTGGTAGCCGTACGCCGCCTCAGCGCTGAAATCGTGCTCCAGGGGAACACCTATGACGACGCAAATGAACACGCGCTGCACCTTGCAACAGATGAAGGACTGACCTTTATTCCACCATACGATCATCCCCTGGTTATTGCCGGACAAGGCACTGTGGCCATGGAGATACTGCACCAACACCGTGGGGAGTTGGATACCATTTTTGTGCCAGTCGGTGGCGGTGGGCTTATCGCCGGGATTGCAGTGTACTGTAAACATCTCTCCCCAGGTATCCGCATCATCGGTGTCGAGCCTGACGAGGCGCCTTGTATGCAGCGTGCGCTGGAGGTCGGAAGACGCGTGGTTTTGGATCAGGTTGGAATCTTCGCCGATGGCGCTGCGGTGCGCCAAGTAGGTAGAGAACCATTCCGTATTGCCCGCAAATATGTCGACGACGTGTTGCTCGTGAGTACCGATGAAATTTGTGCAGCGGTCAAGGACACTTTTGAGGATACTCGATCCATTCCAGAGCCTGCGGGCGCTTTAGCTCTTGCTGGATTGAAGCAGTATGTTGGGCGAAAGCGTGTCAAGAACAAAGATCTGGTGGCGATTTTTAGTGGCGCTAACGTTAATTTTGACCGTTTACGGCACATCGCTGAACTGGCTGAGCTTGGCGAACAGCGCGAAGCGCTTTTAGGCGTGACAATTCCTGAAAGACCCGGTAGCTTCAGAGCGTTCTGTCATGCATTAGGGCCCCGCTCTATCACAGAATTCAATTACCGTTATTCCGATGCTAAAGAAGCACATGTTTTTGCTGGTGTGCAGTTACGGCAAGGGATTCCTGAGAAGAACACGTTGATTAAGAACTTGAGGAGCAAAGGTTACCGTGTCGTTGATATGAGTAACGACGAGGTGGCAAAGATGCATGTCCGCTATATGGTAGGCGGTCACGCGGGCTTTGTTGACAACGAATTGCTTTATCGGTTTGAATTTCCGGAACGACCTGGGGCCTTATTGCATTTTCTAACGCAGATGGGTGAACGTTGGAACATCAGCGTGTTCCACTATCGCAACCACGGCGCGGCCTACGGACGTGTGCTCGTGGGTACTCAGGTCAAAGACGAGGAACGCGACGAGTTTCAGTCCTTTCTCGATGGGTTAGGCCTGAATTATTGGGAGGAATCGAACAATCCGGCATACAGGCTATTTCTTAGCTAA
- a CDS encoding DUF2905 domain-containing protein, with product MSRLLISIGLALVLLGVMWPWLSKIGLGRLPGNIVIERENFRFYLPLTTGIIVSILVTALMWIMRK from the coding sequence ATGTCTCGTTTACTAATTAGCATCGGCCTGGCGCTTGTGCTCCTTGGCGTCATGTGGCCCTGGCTAAGCAAAATCGGACTTGGTCGACTTCCCGGTAATATCGTCATCGAGCGAGAAAACTTTAGATTTTATCTGCCGCTAACGACGGGGATCATCGTCAGTATTCTGGTGACTGCGCTGATGTGGATAATGCGCAAGTAG
- the rpiA gene encoding ribose-5-phosphate isomerase RpiA has translation MTQDEKKRHAAEAALDYVKPEMTIGVGTGSTVDYFIECLARVRHKIDGAVASSEVTATHLREHNIPIVDLNNVHEVAVYVDSSDEATKFLHLIKGGGGALTREKIIAAASRQFVCIVDDSKLVDVLGRFPLPVEVIPIARSYVAREIAKLRGQPSLRDGVTTDNGNLILDIRNLSIVEPVKLEVTLNNIAGIVANGIFAQRPADVLLVGSDEGVRTLT, from the coding sequence ATGACACAAGATGAGAAGAAGCGCCACGCGGCGGAAGCGGCATTGGATTATGTTAAGCCTGAAATGACTATCGGTGTGGGAACAGGGAGCACCGTCGATTATTTCATTGAGTGCCTTGCCCGAGTCAGGCACAAAATCGATGGTGCGGTGGCCAGTTCCGAGGTGACAGCCACACACCTTCGGGAACACAACATCCCAATTGTCGATTTGAATAACGTCCACGAGGTCGCAGTCTATGTTGATAGCAGTGATGAGGCGACCAAGTTTCTTCACCTCATCAAAGGTGGAGGAGGTGCATTGACGCGAGAGAAGATAATCGCCGCCGCAAGCAGACAATTCGTCTGTATAGTCGACGACTCGAAACTCGTTGATGTGTTAGGGCGCTTTCCACTACCAGTTGAGGTGATCCCGATAGCACGCAGTTATGTCGCTCGTGAGATCGCTAAGCTGCGTGGCCAACCAAGCTTACGAGACGGTGTTACCACCGACAACGGTAATCTCATCTTGGATATCCGCAATCTATCCATCGTAGAACCAGTCAAATTAGAAGTAACCTTGAATAATATCGCGGGCATCGTAGCCAACGGTATATTTGCCCAGCGTCCAGCTGACGTGCTGCTCGTAGGTAGCGATGAAGGCGTTCGGACACTCACATGA